A part of Entelurus aequoreus isolate RoL-2023_Sb linkage group LG03, RoL_Eaeq_v1.1, whole genome shotgun sequence genomic DNA contains:
- the foxa2 gene encoding forkhead box protein A2 — protein sequence MMLGAVKMEGHEHTDWSTYYGEPECYTSVGNMNGGLGLNTMNTYMSMSGMSTSANMSANSMNMSYVNTAMSPSMTGMSPSTGAMNGMGAGMTAMSAALSPSMSPMTGQPASMNALTSYTNMNAMSPIYGQSNINRSRDPKTYRRSYTHAKPPYSYISLITMAIQQSPSKMLTLAEIYQWIMDLFPFYRQNQQRWQNSIRHSLSFNDCFLKVPRSPDKPGKGSFWTLHPDSGNMFENGCYLRRQKRFKCDKKMPGKDSGRKAGDGSSHSSSESCNGNESPHSNSSSGEHKRSMTDMKAGHEALSPEHAAAAAAAAAAAAAAAAAAAAAASASSPQGQHLLAQHHSVLTHDPHMKPEHHYSFNHPFSINNLMSSEQQHHHHHHKMDLKTYEQVMHYSGYGSPMPGALSMGSMAGKAGLDTSIPDSSYYQGVYSRPIMNSS from the exons ATGATGCTCGGAGCAGTTAAAATGGAAGGACACGAGCACACCGACTGGAGCACCTACTATGGCGAGCCTGAG TGTTACACCTCCGTTGGCAACATGAACGGCGGCCTGGGCCTCAACACAATGAACACTTACATGAGCATGTCCGGCATGAGCACCTCCGCCAACATGTCCGCCAACTCCATGAACATGTCCTACGTCAACACCGCTATGAGTCCCTCCATGACCGGCATGTCGCCGAGCACCGGTGCCATGAACGGCATGGGCGCGGGCATGACCGCCATGAGCGCGGCCCTCAGCCCCAGCATGAGCCCCATGACCGGGCAACCGGCCTCCATGAACGCGCTGACGTCCTACACCAACATGAACGCCATGAGTCCCATCTACGGACAGTCCAACATTAACCGATCCAGAGACCCGAAGACGTACCGGAGGAGCTACACGCACGCCAAGCCTCCGTACTCCTACATCTCGCTCATCACCATGGCCATCCAGCAGTCCCCCAGTAAGATGCTCACCCTGGCCGAGATCTACCAGTGGATAATGGACCTCTTCCCCTTCTACCGGCAGAACCAGCAGCGCTGGCAGAACTCCATCCGCCATTCCTTGTCGTTCAACGACTGCTTCCTCAAGGTGCCCAGGTCGCCGGATAAACCCGGAAAGGGCTCGTTTTGGACTCTCCACCCGGACTCGGGGAACATGTTCGAGAACGGCTGCTACCTGCGGAGACAGAAACGCTTCAAGTGCGACAAGAAGATGCCCGGGAAGGactccgggcggaaggcgggagaCGGCTCGTCCCACAGCAGCTCGGAAAGCTGTAACGGAAACGAGTCGCCGCACTCGAACTCGTCTTCCGGGGAGCACAAAAGGTCCATGACGGACATGAAGGCCGGACACGAGGCGCTGAGTCCGGAGCACgcagccgccgccgccgccgccgccgccgctgccGCCGCCGCAGCAGCAGCGGCAGCCGCCGCGGCCTCCGCCTCCTCCCCGCAGGGTCAGCACCTCCTGGCCCAGCATCACTCGGTGCTGACCCACGACCCTCACATGAAGCCGGAGCACCACTACTCCTTCAACCACCCCTTCTCCATCAACAACCTCATGTCGTCGGAGCAGCAgcaccaccaccatcaccacaAAATGGACCTAAAGACATACGAGCAGGTGATGCACTACTCGGGCTACGGCTCCCCCATGCCCGGGGCCCTCTCCATGGGCTCCATGGCGGGGAAGGCCGGGCTGGACACCTCCATACCGGACTCCTCTTACTACCAGGGCGTCTACTCCCGGCCCATCATGAACTCCTCATAA